Genomic window (Octopus bimaculoides isolate UCB-OBI-ISO-001 chromosome 28, ASM119413v2, whole genome shotgun sequence):
CcgatccattcaactaaaactttttcaaggtggtgttccagcatggctgcaatccaatgactaaaacaagtaaaagataaaataatagtaaaaaaaaaacgctgcTGTATGTCCTACCTTATCAACCACAAGGCATCGATGCCATGTGGGAACACCATTTGCAGACTGCAACATGAGCAGTATCTCATTCTGTCTCCTGTCATAGATAATATGGAGGCTGCTTGGCTTCTGTCCACATCCGTTGGACACCAGACTGACCTTTTCAGTGTCCACTCGGCCTCTACTTCCATCTCTGCCATCACCATTGCTCCCTCTCACAAACTGCTGTCGGCTGGGTTTAAAACTGAACTTGATGTTTGTGTTTTGGCCCAATGAATTGGTGTTGAAATATGGAAGCCTCAGGTATGTTTTCCCGTCGAACACAGCTccgtggtggtggtcatggttgttgttattgttattggtggtggtggtggatatgttCATCAACCGAATGCCATGATAGTGAGATTGTTCGATATAAAGATGTTGCGGTGAATGATCTTGGAGGTCTGTGGTGAACGGTAAATACAGAAGATGCTCGCAGGTGGATTCTCGGTGGCGACTTTCATCTGGtgacgtagatagatagatagatagatagatagatagatagatagatagatagatagaccgacacagagaagtagatagacagacacacgtacagacagacacacgtacagacagacagatagatagataggtagatagatagaccgacacacagatagatagatagacagacacacatacagacaagcagatagatagatagatagactgacacacagagagatagatagacagacacacatacagacagacacacagacagacatacagacaggcagatagatagatagatagatagatagatagatagatagactgagactTACAGGAGCACAAATTCAGTTTGGAGGCATAAAACTGATTCCCGGTAACTGATATCTtctaaatatatgtgaaaaaacCTACCATACGTATGACTGTgcggtatgaagtttgcttcttgACCATGCGggtttgggttctgtcccactgtgcagcaacttgggccaaccaaagccttgtgagtggattcaatagacggaaactgaaagaagctcgtcgtatataaatatacatatgaacgtatatataaaaGTGGGTACTCACCATTTGGTTCACTGAAGAAACACGTACAAAGTCGTTGTGACCAGCGAGTCGACGGAGCACAATGTCTGTCCATCCAAGTACCTTTAGCTGACCGCTGTTGGAACATGAAACTACTGCTATTGTGGGGCCGGTACTGCCAACAGGGTATCCCTAGCAAGGAATGAAATCATGATTTGTAATAGAATACCATATTTTCTAGCTTGCAAGTTGATATAATACACCATGTAAATACGTAGTGTAAATATCCAAACATCGTCAACTATTATTTCAAACCCCGTTgcattttatattgaatttttcaTCATCTAAAGTTTGTGTTGCTATATAAGTCAAATAACttattttggttgtaaatttttgTCTGAAAAATTTTACTGGCATGTCAGAAAATATGGTAGACAAACAAACAGTTTGATGAAGAGgacaagagagagacaaagagacagacagaaaaataatgtaaaggccgtgagctggtagaatcgttagataacagtccgattatgtaaccctgcgctcaTCAGATGTAACccgtaatgaaatgaaatatggtcACTGCTCTCTATTGGAAAGGAAACACACTAATGAACACAGATGTCTATGCCCCGTACCCCGCAATGGCTGTACAGATAGTACCGCTACATCCATTCCGTTTCCACAAGAACACCCACCTTAAAGACACATATTTCCCACAAACGTTTCCAGAAAACTCTTGTCTACTTGCAACAAAACCATTCCCAGCGACGAGGTCATGTTAACAGGGGACATAACTCCTCGATTCATTTCATCGTCTTTTTCACAGCAGCTACAAACCGGACGTTTCTAttcacaacatcgcttgacaaccgatggtggtgtgtttacgaaACCATTAGCATAAATCAACGGACTGAAATTTGTTTCTTCAAAATGACGTATTATGTGAAAATagttaaatgaaaatttatttcaaaatatccaaAAAACCGCAATTATTTTTGTCCCAACATGAAGGACGAGATTAGTGAAACGGAGTTATTTCCCATGGATCAGACAGTTGAGATGGCCTTTTGTCATAAAACGATTTTATTTtccagacaatatcacttttagggtggaggcgcgtggcttagtgtttaggggtgtcagcatcatgattgtaagattgtggtttcgattcctggactgggcgacgcagtgtattcttgagcaaaacacttcattttcacgttgctccagtccactcagctggcaaaaatgagtaatgctgcgatggactggcgtcccatccagctggggaacacatacgccattgaaaccaggaaaccgggcccatgggcttggctaggctttaaaagggcgcaataaaaaaaaaatcacttttaggcgcgtgtatgcgtgcgtgtgattgtgtgtgtgtgtgtgtgtgtgtatgtgactgtgcatgtgtgtgtttatatgaatatatacacgtgtacatatgtgcatgtattgacatggttgtgtggtaagacgcttgtttCCCAATTATACAGTTTCGGGTTCGTTCCCACTGCATGTGATTCTTTTTTATTGCCCTTTTAAAGGTGTTTGGTGCATGTCGTGTGCACAGTGTACACATGTCGCGTGCACATCATGCGCATAATGTATGCATGTTGCATACACGTCATGTGCATATTATGTGCATATCACGTGCACGTTGTGTACATGTTGCACGCAAGCTTTGTGCATGCCAtcgcatgtttgtatgcatggcaTGTGCATGTTGTTCGCATGTTATGtgcatgtttcttatttctttattgcccacaaggggctaaacatagaggggacaaacaaggacagacaaagggattaagtcgattacatcgaccccaatgtgtaattggtacttaatttatcgatcccgaaatgatgaaaggcaaagtcgacctcagcggaatttgaactcagaacgtaacagcagacaaaataccgctaagcatttcgcccggcgtgctaatgattctgccagctcgctgcctttcgcATGTTATGTGCATGTTTCGTACATGACACGTGTACGTTGTGTGCATGTTGCATGCATATCACGTGCATGTTGTGTACATGGCTGCTAATATAAGAAGAGCATTACTTACCAATGTTGNNNNNNNNNNNNNNNNNNNNNNNNNNNNNNNNNNNNNNNNNNNNNNNNNNNNNNNNNNNNNNNNNNNNNNNNNNNNNNNNNNNNNNNNNNNNNNNNNNNNNNNNNNNNNNNNNNNNNNNNNNNNNNNNNNNNNNNNNNNNNNNNNNNNNNNNNNNNNNNNNNNNNNNNNNNNNNNNNNNNNNNNNNNNNNNNNNNNNNNNNNNNNNNNNNNNNNNNNNNNNNNNNNNNNNNNNNNNNNNNNNNNNNNNNNNNNNNNNNNNNNNNNNNNNNNNNNNNNNNNNNNNNNNNNNNNNNNNNNNNNNNNNNNNNNNNNNNNNNNNNNNNNNNNNNNNNNNNNNNNNNNNNNNNNNNNNNNNNNNNNNNNNNNNNNNNNNNNNNNNNNNNNNNNNNNNNNNNNNNNNNNNNNNNNNNNNNNNNNNNNNNNNNNNNNNNNNNNNNNNNNNNNNNNNNNNNNNNNNNNNNNNNNNNNNNNNNNNNNNNNNNNNNNNNNNNNNNNNNNNNNNNNNNNNNNNNNNNNNNNNNNNNNNNNNNNNNNNNNNNNNNNNNNNNNNNNNNNNNNNNNNNNNNNNNNNNNNNNNNNNNNNNNNNNNNNNNNNNNNNNNNNNNNNNNNNNNNNNNNNNNtatatatatatatatatatatatatatatatatattgttcaaaacttactgtgtaaagataacgcgtgcgttcgatcgtgtatatatatatatatctgtctaaaaTTGAATTTATAACTATGTAAAAAACGTTGATTGCCTAATttgagtttttattttaattcttatcttTTGTCTCGGATTCGACCCAAGCACTTCTTAAGcagttctatatattttgtaagaaagaataataatattacacacacacacacacacacacacacacatttcacttttgcatgtgtgtgtgtttctttctgtatctGCAGGTACCTTAGAGTGTGTACATATTGAGGGGATAcggaaaagttcctagctttctCTAAgacaaaatacaggaggatcagttaattatgattttaatcaatGTATTCCCATCTCGGATTCAGACACTTATCgcaggggtccttcagtttttctaagccctgtaaaagagcttggaatgtcttcgtcttttgggggtttttttgtgaattctccatatatatagtCTGATCTGGccgtgtttctacagctggatgcccttccttacgccatGTGTCCTACAATGATGCACATGAAGTGCATTTGTGCATTCACAGGCAATTTGTGGTGCAACATAGGGGTAATGGTTGGTGCACATGTGATGCCATGGTGCACTTGTGTGGTAGTGGTGTATTTGTGATGCAACGGTGCACATGAAATGCATTAGTGCATTCACAGCACATTTGTGGTGCAACAttgtaaaagtaataaaataatgctGCAATTCAGTGCAGCAACGTATCTGTGATGGAGGGTGCAGTGGTGTATTTGTAATGCAATGGTATATGTGTGATGGAGTGCTGCACATGTGGTGCATTTCTGATTCAATGGTGCATTGGTGCATTTTCAGTGCAGCAGTGTTGCATTGATAAAGTAATGCAAGAATGCAGCATCGATCTGGTGCAGTGATGCATTAATGTAGTTTAGATTTGCAGTAGTTGTTTAAATAATGTAGCATTGAAATGGTGCAACAGTGGTGGACTGCAGTTGTGCCGTAGTTATAAAGCAATGCAGTGTGGCTGTTTAGCAGTGTAATGCCATGGTGTAATAGTGCACTGATGCAGTAGCAGCATGCTGCAACAGAAATGTGCTGCAGTAGTACTGTAATGAATGTAGTAGAGGCAGTGGTACTGCAGTGGGTGTGTACACTAAATTCAAAATCTCCACTTACCTGTTACTTGTAACAATACCCAGACCAGAACGCAAGTGTTGTGCAGTAAGTGCAATGTATGTAGAATGTGCATCTTCTCTACAGCACTGACTGACTTATGATGGTCAGTTAAATTAAATAGTTGGTACTACAGGGGCTGAAGGCACGTCAACAAGAAAACTGATCACTAGTCTGTTTGCTGTATGACCGGTCACTCTGAGATGTCCGACACAGTTTTGGTTATTTTATCCGCATGGAGTGAACGCTGGGTCACTCAAGTGACTGACCATTGACAGAAggacagagagatagaaggaCAGAATATGGAAAATCAAACAGTTTGTTGCTGGATGATCGGTCACTTTGAAATACCTGATGGCTATTGGTCAAAACCAATAATCTCGGTTATTTTATCCAGTTGAATTGTGTACTCTGGCAACTTTGATAACTGACCACCACTGATGGAATGACCGAAGAAAGAACATTGACTAATCTTTTGATGACTGACCAGTTACTGTACCATCTCTAATGGCTGTAGATTTTGACATATGGCTTTTACTGCTATGTCCACTGTGGCCACTGACCATTGATGGAATAACTGAAGAAAGAATACCTGCCAATATTTTGATAGATGACCAGTTGCTCCAGAGTCTCTAGTGACTACTGGTTTTGACTGATAGTTCTTGCCATTTATGTCCACTCTGACCACTGATCACCAATGAAATGACTGTAGATAGAAAACTGACCACTTGTTTTTTGATGAATGGCCTCCTACTTTGAGATGTTAGCGAATATCGATTTTGACCGAGAGTTTTAGTTATTTTGACCGAGAGTTTTAGTTATTTTGTCCACTCGAATCAATTATTGGTTTGCTCTAGCAACTGTCCATTGGTTAAAAAAAATGACCATAGTTAGAACACTGACCACTCTGTTGATGGGTGAATGACCAGTCATGCGAAAATCTCTGAAAGTTCTGATTTTGACTGattattttagctttttttatCCACTGTGATTTAACACCACTTAACATTGGCAACTGACCACTACTGGAACAGTCATATAAAGAAAACTGACCAGTATTTCAAAGGATGTCCAGTTAATTTCTAATCTCTTGTAATTGTTGATTTTGATCAACTGTTCTGACTTTTCTGTCTACTCTGGTGACTGACCACGTATTCCACTCTGGTGATTGATGACTAACCAAACACTGGTAGACAGAAAAATTGACCACTCTAGTGATGGCTGACCAGTTAGTCCAAAGTAAAGTCtgacaaatattgatttttgtcacTTTTAATTAGTCTGTTCTCTAGAACTGACCACTGTCCACTGATGAAATGGTGTTCGACAGAAAAATAATTGGTTTCTTGATGACTGGTGACTCTAGAATAATAACTGAAGCTGTTTTTGgatgcttttttttgttgttctttttaccAATGTCCTCGGTTGTTCTGGCCATTGACATTGACCACTACTTTAGTCTGGTAACTTTATAAATGACCACTGGCTGAACAATGACCAACAAAAAAACCAACCAATATTTTGATGGTGACCACTTGTTCTCAGATGATaggattttgttttttctattctgTCCATTAAAACTGACCACAGCTCAACACAGGAAACTGACCAGCTTTTCAGAAGACCATTTATTCAGAAAATCTTGAGGATctttcatgcat
Coding sequences:
- the LOC106873707 gene encoding uncharacterized protein LOC106873707, which produces MVSGHSGHSSKSHMSKSTAIRDGTVTGIPCWQYRPHNSSSFMFQQRSAKGTWMDRHCAPSTRWSQRLCTCFFSEPNDESRHRESTCEHLLYLPFTTDLQDHSPQHLYIEQSHYHGIRLMNISTTTTNNNNNNHDHHHGAVFDGKTYLRLPYFNTNSLGQNTNIKFSFKPSRQQFVRGSNGDGRDGSRGRVDTEKVSLVSNGCGQKPSSLHIIYDRRQNEILLMLQSANGVPTWHRCLVVDKIRNHWIQVEIEICSSSFEIIVNDVTCRNGTLPGKLQDSLNITSYTLLHTNVTYITLLHMLHISHVT